Proteins encoded within one genomic window of Leptolyngbya sp. SIO1E4:
- a CDS encoding BamA/TamA family outer membrane protein, translating to MTSTPSSDSTAPRRPVWRGSTKGLAIAMLTGTVLAILARPVFWQEGLYLEDPNATEAEDARRDRPAPSVFSQPDRPDQPRDQARQPIRVGRLPAADTADEPTPSAAPEADAARPRTLRLSRGFYQEPPPAAVDSPQQNGAPEAAPAAESSQRLQAITQSLTALLLPPAELPSAADSASPLLAPIPELSAAAPVSPPSAAPTPTPSPSTDAPPAATVPQESPPPPTAEAPGAADPAPLEMPEEPSAPASVPPQRASLPDQIQVNQFVVTGSTVFDPEDLAAIALSAVLAPADLETEEELCEVRGPVTLSAPLSLTPSQLVRASDAIEQCYIRENYINSGAFIAETELTEADDGIVEISVVEGQLEAINIEMIRSGLFGLNPSYVGSRLDAAISDPFNLNDLIEAVQLLELDPLITQISTEIVPGTQTGTSVLNARVVQDDGFDVTLFFDNDRSPSVGSLRRGIALSQANLLGIGDRFSLGYSFTEGSNELNLGYAVPINARNGTVGVNFTTTNSDVIEEPFTILDIESESRNYEIFYRQPLILTPTEEFALSLRATRRTSQAQFLETIAGQPIPFPGTGADAEGRTRVTALRFGQEWITRNSQEVVALFSEFSLGLDALGATIQSTPPDGRFLLWRGQGQWVRRLGPDSLFLLRGNIQFADRPLVPNEQFSFGGQRAGRGYRLNTLLRDNGWFLSGEFRLPLFRIPEDNILMQVAPFFDVGGGWNDGDVSDTVFLTSTGLGVILDVNDAISARLDWGIPLSDFDATGNDLQDSGLYFSIQVTP from the coding sequence ATGACGTCAACCCCCTCTTCTGACTCGACAGCACCCCGCCGTCCGGTGTGGCGCGGCTCTACCAAGGGATTGGCCATTGCGATGCTGACGGGGACGGTGTTAGCCATCCTGGCCAGGCCCGTCTTCTGGCAAGAAGGCCTTTATTTAGAAGACCCGAATGCAACCGAAGCCGAGGATGCCCGGCGCGATCGCCCCGCCCCCAGCGTCTTTTCACAGCCAGATCGTCCAGATCAACCGCGTGATCAGGCCCGACAGCCCATTCGGGTGGGTCGCCTGCCTGCAGCCGATACCGCTGACGAACCAACTCCGTCCGCTGCTCCAGAGGCAGATGCCGCGCGCCCACGAACGCTGCGGCTCAGTCGGGGCTTTTATCAAGAGCCCCCTCCCGCTGCAGTAGATTCTCCCCAACAGAATGGGGCACCAGAGGCTGCTCCAGCGGCAGAGTCCTCCCAGCGCCTGCAGGCAATCACGCAATCTCTGACGGCCCTATTGTTGCCCCCGGCAGAACTACCCAGCGCTGCAGACAGTGCCTCGCCGCTCTTAGCGCCCATTCCTGAGCTATCGGCCGCTGCCCCTGTATCGCCCCCATCTGCCGCCCCTACACCGACCCCATCCCCTTCAACGGATGCCCCCCCTGCGGCAACGGTTCCGCAGGAGAGCCCCCCACCCCCGACGGCAGAGGCGCCTGGTGCAGCCGACCCCGCCCCGTTAGAAATGCCTGAGGAACCTTCAGCGCCAGCGAGCGTTCCCCCCCAAAGGGCAAGCCTTCCAGACCAAATTCAGGTCAATCAGTTTGTGGTCACCGGCAGCACCGTATTTGACCCAGAAGACCTAGCGGCGATCGCCCTCAGCGCCGTGCTGGCCCCCGCTGATTTAGAAACAGAGGAGGAGCTGTGTGAGGTGCGTGGCCCCGTCACCCTGTCAGCCCCTCTGAGCTTAACCCCCAGCCAACTGGTGCGTGCCAGCGATGCGATTGAGCAATGCTACATCCGAGAGAACTACATCAACTCCGGGGCGTTTATCGCGGAGACAGAACTCACAGAAGCTGACGATGGCATCGTTGAGATTAGCGTGGTGGAAGGGCAGCTAGAAGCCATTAACATCGAGATGATTCGGTCTGGGCTCTTTGGCCTGAACCCCAGCTATGTGGGGTCGCGGCTGGATGCTGCGATCTCAGACCCGTTCAACCTCAATGATTTGATTGAAGCGGTACAGTTGCTAGAACTGGATCCCCTCATCACTCAAATTTCGACCGAAATCGTTCCGGGCACGCAAACGGGCACCAGCGTTCTCAATGCCAGGGTGGTGCAAGACGATGGGTTTGATGTGACCTTATTCTTTGATAACGATCGCTCCCCGAGTGTGGGCAGTTTGCGTCGCGGCATTGCCCTGAGTCAGGCAAATTTGCTGGGGATAGGCGATCGTTTCAGTCTGGGATACAGCTTCACCGAGGGCAGTAATGAACTTAACCTTGGTTATGCCGTCCCGATTAATGCCCGGAACGGAACCGTAGGGGTTAACTTCACCACGACCAACAGCGATGTCATTGAAGAACCCTTCACGATTCTGGATATTGAATCCGAATCGCGCAACTATGAAATCTTTTATCGGCAGCCGCTCATCTTAACCCCCACTGAAGAATTCGCCCTCAGTCTGAGAGCGACTCGCCGCACCAGCCAAGCCCAGTTTCTGGAAACGATCGCGGGCCAACCTATTCCCTTTCCAGGCACCGGTGCCGATGCTGAAGGCCGCACCCGCGTGACGGCTTTACGCTTTGGGCAAGAATGGATTACCCGCAACTCTCAAGAAGTCGTTGCCCTTTTTTCTGAGTTCAGTTTAGGGCTCGATGCCCTGGGAGCTACCATCCAATCCACGCCACCCGATGGTCGGTTTCTCCTCTGGCGGGGGCAAGGGCAGTGGGTGCGACGTCTCGGCCCTGATTCATTGTTTCTCTTACGCGGCAATATTCAGTTTGCAGATAGGCCGCTGGTGCCCAATGAACAATTTAGTTTTGGCGGGCAGCGGGCAGGGCGCGGCTATCGGCTGAATACCCTGCTGAGAGACAATGGCTGGTTTTTATCGGGAGAATTTAGGCTGCCGCTCTTTCGCATTCCTGAAGATAACATCTTGATGCAGGTAGCTCCCTTCTTCGACGTGGGGGGTGGCTGGAATGACGGCGACGTATCCGATACGGTGTTCTTAACCAGTACGGGGTTAGGGGTGATTCTGGATGTGAATGACGCCATTTCAGCGCGTCTAGACTGGGGGATTCCCCTCAGTGACTTCGACGCTACAGGCAACGATCTCCAGGATTCTGGCCTCTATTTCTCGATTCAAGTGACGCCTTAG
- a CDS encoding DUF928 domain-containing protein codes for MRRLSYCLAFSVGLVAVISTDVNAALQTTPKTTPIASALESTDTVLMANRLRNRGMSFRVRPSRYRRGGFSRGSCPDGAAPVVPIGEDETVAPAYLTASAHPTFLINVPELPDASGVIYVEDPNSPGRNPQVYKATFDIADQAGIIGIQMPSEAPMLQEGTTYRWRVVINCSAEGTEESTIVFSGGEIERVADIEGTREERLDYYLQEGIWQETAELIAEYRYDDPSADTDEDWAILMEASGIPQFAETPIIEMTNGRLSED; via the coding sequence ATGAGACGTTTATCGTATTGCTTAGCTTTTTCCGTGGGCTTAGTTGCGGTTATAAGTACTGATGTAAATGCGGCTCTACAGACAACCCCGAAGACAACTCCGATCGCCTCAGCATTGGAATCCACCGACACAGTTCTGATGGCCAACCGATTGAGGAATCGGGGGATGAGTTTTCGCGTCAGGCCTTCTCGATATCGCCGGGGTGGGTTTTCGCGGGGTAGCTGCCCTGACGGGGCTGCGCCGGTGGTGCCCATTGGCGAAGACGAAACAGTCGCCCCTGCTTATTTAACAGCATCTGCCCATCCGACCTTTTTGATTAATGTCCCTGAACTGCCTGATGCATCTGGCGTCATCTACGTTGAAGACCCGAACAGTCCTGGGCGTAATCCTCAGGTGTATAAAGCCACCTTTGATATTGCTGATCAAGCTGGTATCATCGGCATCCAAATGCCCAGCGAGGCCCCAATGCTGCAAGAGGGAACCACCTATCGATGGCGGGTGGTGATTAACTGTAGTGCTGAAGGGACTGAGGAAAGCACGATTGTTTTCTCAGGAGGCGAAATTGAGCGCGTTGCGGATATTGAAGGAACCCGTGAGGAGCGGTTAGATTATTATCTGCAAGAAGGCATCTGGCAAGAGACAGCTGAGCTTATTGCAGAATACCGCTATGACGACCCCAGCGCCGATACCGACGAAGACTGGGCAATTTTAATGGAAGCCTCTGGGATACCTCAGTTTGCTGAAACGCCGATTATTGAGATGACAAACGGTCGTTTATCAGAAGATTAA
- a CDS encoding filamentous hemagglutinin N-terminal domain-containing protein, with protein sequence MNTWRACRWIVPGLATVFLFGEAFVPQFKGALAQIVPDNTLGGESSVVVPDAFVQGDWADLIEGGATRGSALFHSFEEFNVNGGQRVYFANPIGIENILSRVTGFSPSQIDGLLGVDGAANLFFINPNGIVFGPDARLDVQGAFVASTSDRFRFADGSEFRATDPNDAPLVTVNIPLGLQLGPDAPTALVSEADLAAGQDLTLSASSVTSTGVLSAPNGAVRMEGMAGDVQVQALLAQSAVLSASENLILEESQLLTRGDLSLVAGQTVRIRDSEETPFLAAAGGDLLIQGAAEIDILALNHPQTPFQSGGDMTLASNGPVSGDAHFFSWGNFSIEDLEGNPGNFFSYYDPIIRVDGNVSFGDYTGVALKVEATGGITGGNIRITGPDNTDAIPIDDPDYDALTTRPSLILRAGQSLDVAYDLDPQNPDPILIGETQFALATIGYAANDIGFERVTNFAGFTGVPLGDDEVSEAIVLPFDFNYFGTDYTEVYISSNGFITLEPTTDSGCCTGESLPSGFTLNALIAGWWEDLNPPEGGQIRYGIVGDEPNRIFVVDFEDIQHFPAENPSTFQFQLFEGSGDIEVHYENAPTDGGIHSAGIENQFGSFGVEYIRSSSISLDDTSVRYQSTDVAGGNSISVRNIDTSADGMPGGDVVLEAVGDITVLGDINASSAGADGGPVVIRSDTGSIFLEGTNITTSTSTPKFAGTGSNSGRIEIVAPNGSVELTNALLDAGALSAVGNGGAIQIEGTNITLDGSSIFSDALSNEFDDSGGNITLTSFGELSLENQSLIDASTNGNAAGGDIIVNADVITISNSSIRTIVGFGAGGSGGSINVETNQLALADGGRLEARTFGDRTVGTLNPVEDNAQAGNIQVTISGEDTATPALSISGYNAEGFSSGFFTASESDISGQGGDISIDFSANGNLRVADGGVLSAGTSGQSPGGNILIGQANLPRRVEVLDGGQLIANSDGAGNAGNINISASEEALISGLDDNFAARPVPEQVSVTGDGETITNLPAAEDALFPADSFAGSRQQISGDFETTFSVNPNSPNAVNVQAADQVPYISIAAEGNEAFDYYVIEITEPNTTGTFDIDFGYEPVDGRVDTELFLFRLGDDGKGNPEANLLARNDDFVNSAGAQGSAGNILRDSYLRYTFREAGTYVIGVGEFDSDADSTGIAGSVVGIGDTYTLQISLAPSSLLNTGLNPNQVANSGLFAAASGSGEGGFISINTPEMTIDAGGQISASTVSSQGQGVVLENLQTLSVNDGLISASTQSGVAGGVSVEATDSVILSGRFSDTPGGISASSGDGGTGGNLSLNTPQLTVQDGAAIAASGTGTGTAGDVTVTVDTVAITGADSTIGASAENGSAGTVEIDATNSVEVSAGGSIETSTTERVAGNVIVETNNLVVTGDGSSISATAQSGEAGSVTIGSENRLLASLEVLDGGAISVSSNEAGAAGGLDIAANRILLDNGSLTAETGAAGGEASAQITLNLANDQTLENILWLRNESVISAEAIGGDASGGNIDIVADFIIAEFPTGDQGSDIFADAGEGAGGNIRINALGAFGIQVRPERTPLNDITASSEAGVQGTVELNTLTTDPNRGLAELAIAFIDASDQTTRQCTGDALDEGSAVTVAGRGGLPTMPTAVLRATTADAAADWVTLDREPSEAMSSVWNQDDASTAAASLNRQQALCHRAYRAASEPL encoded by the coding sequence AAGGGGGCGCGACGCGGGGCAGTGCCCTGTTCCACAGTTTTGAAGAGTTCAATGTCAACGGTGGGCAGCGGGTCTATTTTGCCAACCCCATTGGCATTGAAAACATCTTAAGCCGGGTCACGGGGTTTAGTCCCTCCCAAATTGATGGCTTGTTGGGGGTTGATGGGGCGGCCAATCTCTTTTTCATCAACCCCAATGGCATTGTTTTTGGCCCAGATGCTCGGCTGGATGTGCAGGGAGCGTTTGTGGCGAGTACCAGCGATCGCTTCCGCTTTGCCGACGGCAGCGAGTTTCGCGCCACGGATCCGAATGATGCACCCCTGGTAACAGTCAACATCCCTTTGGGCCTGCAGTTGGGGCCGGATGCTCCAACAGCGTTGGTAAGTGAGGCAGATTTGGCAGCCGGGCAAGACCTCACGTTATCTGCCAGCTCTGTGACTAGCACAGGGGTGCTGTCTGCCCCCAACGGCGCAGTGCGGATGGAAGGGATGGCCGGTGATGTGCAGGTGCAGGCACTGTTGGCACAGTCGGCAGTGCTATCAGCCAGCGAGAATTTGATATTAGAAGAAAGCCAGCTGCTGACGAGGGGAGATTTATCTCTTGTGGCGGGGCAGACAGTCCGCATTCGCGACAGCGAAGAAACGCCCTTTTTAGCGGCAGCCGGGGGCGATCTGTTAATTCAGGGAGCGGCGGAGATTGATATTCTGGCGCTGAATCACCCCCAAACTCCATTTCAGTCAGGCGGAGATATGACATTGGCCAGCAATGGCCCCGTCTCAGGGGATGCTCATTTCTTTAGCTGGGGTAATTTCTCTATTGAAGACCTGGAGGGGAATCCCGGTAATTTCTTTAGCTACTACGATCCGATTATCAGAGTTGATGGAAATGTCTCCTTTGGCGACTACACAGGGGTGGCCCTCAAAGTTGAAGCAACGGGGGGCATTACCGGGGGCAATATTCGAATTACTGGGCCGGATAATACAGATGCCATTCCCATTGATGATCCGGATTATGATGCGTTGACGACTCGACCCAGTCTGATTTTGCGCGCAGGACAGTCTCTTGATGTTGCTTATGATCTAGATCCTCAAAACCCAGATCCAATACTGATTGGAGAGACACAATTTGCATTAGCTACGATTGGCTATGCGGCTAATGACATTGGCTTTGAGCGTGTTACTAACTTCGCAGGGTTTACGGGTGTCCCATTAGGGGATGATGAAGTGAGTGAAGCTATAGTTCTGCCGTTTGATTTCAACTATTTTGGAACAGATTATACTGAAGTTTATATCAGTTCTAATGGATTTATTACTTTAGAGCCCACAACAGACAGTGGTTGTTGTACAGGTGAATCATTGCCTTCTGGATTTACTCTAAATGCTCTAATTGCAGGGTGGTGGGAAGATCTAAATCCGCCAGAAGGAGGGCAAATTCGGTACGGGATAGTGGGGGATGAGCCCAATCGAATTTTTGTGGTTGATTTTGAAGATATTCAACACTTTCCTGCTGAAAATCCGAGTACTTTTCAGTTTCAGCTTTTTGAAGGAAGTGGGGATATTGAAGTCCATTACGAAAATGCCCCAACGGATGGAGGGATACATTCTGCAGGGATTGAAAATCAATTTGGCAGTTTTGGAGTTGAATATATCCGCAGCTCTTCTATCAGCTTAGATGATACTTCTGTCAGGTATCAATCGACAGATGTCGCGGGCGGGAATAGCATCAGTGTACGCAATATTGACACTTCGGCAGATGGAATGCCAGGGGGTGATGTCGTTCTAGAAGCCGTTGGCGATATCACGGTTTTAGGAGACATTAATGCCTCTTCAGCTGGGGCAGATGGGGGTCCAGTTGTGATTAGGAGTGATACGGGCAGTATCTTCCTAGAAGGCACAAACATCACAACCAGCACCAGTACACCTAAGTTTGCAGGGACAGGCAGCAACTCTGGCAGGATTGAGATTGTTGCCCCCAATGGTTCCGTTGAGCTAACAAATGCTTTGCTTGATGCAGGTGCCCTCTCTGCAGTTGGAAATGGAGGCGCCATTCAAATTGAAGGAACAAATATTACTTTAGATGGAAGTAGTATTTTTAGTGATGCTTTATCGAATGAATTTGATGATTCTGGTGGAAATATCACGCTGACTTCTTTTGGAGAACTTTCTCTAGAGAATCAATCCCTTATCGATGCCAGCACGAATGGTAATGCAGCTGGCGGAGATATTATTGTCAATGCTGATGTGATAACAATTAGCAATAGCAGTATTCGAACAATCGTGGGGTTTGGAGCTGGAGGATCGGGAGGAAGTATTAACGTTGAGACGAACCAACTTGCCTTGGCTGATGGGGGAAGATTGGAAGCTCGAACCTTTGGCGATCGCACTGTAGGTACCCTTAATCCTGTAGAAGACAATGCTCAGGCAGGCAACATTCAAGTCACAATTTCAGGTGAAGATACTGCTACCCCTGCATTGAGTATTTCTGGATATAACGCTGAGGGCTTTTCGAGTGGATTTTTCACCGCGTCTGAATCTGATATTAGCGGTCAGGGAGGAGATATCTCCATTGATTTTTCTGCTAATGGCAACCTGAGAGTCGCTGATGGAGGGGTCTTAAGCGCGGGAACCTCAGGACAATCGCCGGGGGGCAATATTTTGATTGGCCAAGCCAATTTGCCCCGTCGAGTCGAAGTTCTGGATGGGGGGCAGCTAATTGCAAATTCAGATGGTGCTGGAAATGCTGGAAATATCAATATTTCTGCTTCTGAGGAAGCCCTAATCTCAGGATTAGATGATAATTTTGCTGCTCGACCGGTTCCAGAACAAGTGAGTGTCACCGGGGATGGCGAAACGATTACAAATTTGCCAGCTGCTGAAGATGCCTTATTTCCAGCAGACTCATTCGCAGGATCGCGACAGCAAATTAGCGGTGACTTCGAGACGACCTTCTCAGTCAATCCCAATTCTCCCAATGCTGTCAATGTTCAGGCGGCCGATCAGGTTCCCTATATCTCTATTGCAGCTGAGGGCAATGAAGCGTTTGACTATTATGTGATTGAAATTACTGAGCCCAACACAACAGGCACTTTCGATATTGATTTCGGATATGAGCCTGTCGATGGCAGAGTCGATACTGAGCTTTTTCTTTTCAGACTGGGTGATGATGGAAAAGGCAACCCAGAGGCAAACCTGTTAGCTCGAAATGATGATTTCGTAAATTCAGCAGGCGCTCAAGGCAGTGCTGGTAATATTTTGCGAGATTCTTATTTGCGCTATACCTTTCGCGAGGCTGGAACGTACGTTATCGGTGTTGGTGAATTTGATTCAGATGCCGATAGTACTGGTATTGCAGGGAGTGTTGTAGGGATAGGGGATACTTACACTCTACAAATATCTCTGGCTCCGAGTTCGCTTCTGAATACAGGTCTAAATCCCAATCAAGTGGCGAATAGTGGCTTATTTGCAGCTGCTAGTGGTTCTGGAGAGGGCGGTTTTATTAGCATCAACACCCCTGAGATGACGATTGATGCTGGCGGGCAAATATCTGCATCAACAGTATCAAGTCAAGGGCAAGGCGTTGTTCTCGAGAACTTACAGACTCTGTCGGTGAATGATGGACTGATTTCGGCGTCGACTCAAAGCGGTGTAGCGGGTGGCGTATCGGTTGAAGCCACGGATTCAGTGATCCTCAGCGGCAGGTTCAGCGACACTCCGGGGGGTATTAGCGCGTCTTCTGGTGATGGCGGCACAGGAGGCAACCTCAGCCTCAATACCCCTCAACTCACAGTGCAGGATGGGGCTGCGATAGCCGCTAGCGGTACCGGCACCGGAACAGCCGGAGATGTCACAGTTACCGTTGATACAGTAGCGATAACAGGAGCAGACTCTACGATTGGAGCCTCTGCCGAGAATGGGAGTGCTGGCACAGTAGAAATTGATGCGACTAACTCAGTTGAAGTTTCCGCTGGCGGCAGTATTGAAACCAGTACAACAGAAAGGGTTGCTGGTAACGTCATCGTTGAAACGAATAACCTTGTTGTCACTGGCGACGGCTCATCCATTAGCGCAACAGCCCAGAGTGGAGAGGCTGGTAGCGTCACCATTGGTTCAGAAAATCGCCTATTGGCATCTCTGGAAGTCCTGGACGGGGGAGCGATTAGCGTGAGCAGTAATGAAGCAGGGGCGGCTGGAGGGCTCGATATTGCCGCAAATCGCATCCTGCTAGACAACGGTAGCCTGACGGCAGAAACAGGCGCTGCTGGAGGCGAGGCATCCGCTCAGATTACGCTCAACTTGGCCAACGATCAGACCCTAGAAAATATTCTGTGGCTCAGGAACGAAAGTGTGATTTCAGCAGAAGCCATTGGGGGGGATGCTAGCGGCGGTAATATCGACATCGTGGCTGATTTCATCATTGCTGAATTTCCTACGGGAGATCAAGGCAGTGACATCTTTGCCGATGCTGGGGAAGGGGCTGGCGGCAATATTCGCATTAATGCCTTAGGCGCATTTGGGATTCAGGTACGCCCCGAGCGGACGCCGCTCAACGACATCACGGCCAGTTCTGAGGCCGGTGTGCAGGGAACCGTTGAGCTGAATACCCTCACCACAGATCCGAATCGCGGTTTGGCTGAGTTAGCGATCGCATTTATTGATGCCTCTGATCAAACCACTCGTCAATGTACAGGGGATGCCTTAGATGAGGGGAGCGCAGTTACCGTCGCTGGGCGCGGCGGCTTACCAACCATGCCAACCGCTGTGCTCAGGGCAACAACCGCTGATGCTGCGGCTGATTGGGTGACGTTAGACCGTGAACCAAGTGAAGCCATGTCATCTGTCTGGAACCAGGATGACGCTTCAACGGCAGCGGCCTCCCTGAATCGTCAACAGGCGCTCTGTCATCGAGCCTATCGAGCCGCTTCGGAGCCTTTATAG